The following coding sequences lie in one Arachis hypogaea cultivar Tifrunner chromosome 4, arahy.Tifrunner.gnm2.J5K5, whole genome shotgun sequence genomic window:
- the LOC112795632 gene encoding amino acid transporter AVT1H, which translates to MWGKLLMKSLGKWLQNLIVKSKSSDEENCNACLGESKECNNCVHTNNNNNNNNNNNNNNIEEGVTNMMDTKNDADDDEANSSFAHAVINMVGMLIGLGQLSTPYGVEQGGWAYSSTLLIGLGIMCTYTSHILGKCLRRYPTKLRSYADIGGQAFGSKGRILVSTFIYMEIFMALISYTISLHDNLITVFLGTTLKLNLAKLSTSQLLTIVAVFIALPTMWIRDLSSISFLSTLGILMSVVIFVSMAATAVFGGVLTNHSIPVFQMHNIPSISGLFLFSYGGHIVFPNIYKAMKDPSKFTKVSIVSFTIVTALYMIIGFLGAKMFGPNVNSQFTLSMPPKQIITKITLWATVLTPMTKYALEFAPFAIHLEHRLPSSMSGRTKMVIRGCAGSIFLLIILALALSVPYFEHVLSLTGSLVSAAVCLILPCSFYVKIFWGQIAKPLLLLNFFLIILGFFLGVMGTISSSRSLVESFQAHHSS; encoded by the exons ATGTGGGGAAAGTTGTTGATGAAATCCTTAGGGAAATGGCTTCAAAACCTTATTGTTAAATCAAAGAGTAGTGATGAAGAGAATTGCAATGCTTGCTTAGGAGAAAGCAAAGAATGCAATAATTGTGTCcacaccaataataataataataataataataataataataataataatattgaagaAGGAGTCACCAATATGATGGACACAAAAAATGATGCTGATGATGATGAGGCCAATAGCTCTTTTGCTCATGCTGTCATCAACATGGTGGGGATGCTCATAG GTTTGGGACAATTATCAACTCCATATGGTGTGGAACAAGGTGGCTGGGCATATTCCTCAACCTTACTCATAGGGCTTGGAATCATGTGCACTTATACTTCTCACATCCTCGGCAAATGCCTTCGCAGATATCCGACGAAGCTAAGAAGCTACGCGGACATCGGCGGCCAAGCATTCGGATCGAAAGGAAGGATACTAGTCTCTACCTTCATATACATGGAGATTTTCATGGCTCTAATTTCCTATACTATTTCGCTACACGACAATTTGATAACTGTTTTTTTAGGAACCACTTTGAAACTTAACCTGGCGAAGTTGTCAACTTCGCAACTACTAACTATTGTGGCTGTGTTCATTGCTCTCCCTACAATGTGGATAAGAGACCTTTCTTCTATTTCGTTTCTTTCCACCCTTGGAATTCTCATGTCCGTCGTTATTTTCGTGTCGATGGCGGCCACCGCCGTTTTCGGAGGTGTTCTGACTAATCATAGCATACCGGTTTTTCAGATGCATAatattccttcaatttctgggcTTTTTCTTTTCAGCTATGGAGGACACATTGTTTTCCCTAATATATATAAAGCTATGAAAGACCCTTCAAAGTTTACCAAG GTATCCATTGTGAGCTTCACAATTGTGACAGCACTATATATGATAATTGGGTTCCTAGGTGCAAAAATGTTTGGGCCTAATGTTAACTCTCAATTCACTCTAAGCATGCCACCAAAGCAAATCATTACAAAGATTACTCTATGGGCTACAGTGTTAACCCCCATGACCAAATATGCCCTTGAATTTGCACCTTTTGCAATACACTTAGAGCATAGGCTTCCAAGTTCAATGAGTGGAAGGACAAAAATGGTAATTAGGGGTTGTGCTGGTTCAATCTTCCTTTTGATCATTCTTGCACTTGCTCTTTCTGTCCCATATTTTGAGCATGTACTTAGCCTCACTGGATCTCTAGTTAGTGCAGCAGTTTGTTTGATTTTGCCATGTTCTTTCTATGTCAAGATCTTTTGGGGTCAAATTGCAAAGCCCCTTTTGCTCCTAAACTTTTTCCTCATCATATTAGGGTTCTTTCTTGGGGTCATGGGTActatttcctcatcaagatcaTTGGTGGAGAGTTTTCAAGCACATCATTCTAGCTGA